The following nucleotide sequence is from Saccharothrix texasensis.
CGGCGGAGGTGACGTCCATCCGGACGGCGTAGTCGCCGTCCGCGGCGAACCGGTGCTCGACCTGGCGGCCGGTGGCCGTGGTCCCGTCGCCGAAGTCCCACTCGGTCCGGGTGATCGCCTGGCCCGTCTCGTCGTAGCTCTGGTCGACGAAGTCCACCACGTCCAGGGTCGACGGGTCCGAGCGGTTCTGCCCGAAGTAGACGGTCAACGGCGGTGCGAGCGCCAGGGCGATCACGGTGGGCGTGGTCCGCGGCGCCCGGTTCGTCACCTGGACGCGGTAGGTCTGTCCGGCGGTGACGACCAGGACGCGTCGGTAGTAGCGCTCGCAGAACACCTCGGTCACCGCGCCGAGGGAGTCCCCGGTGTAGACGGCGACCGTGGTCTCGTAGTCGTCGCCGGGCTGGTCGAGGGTGATCGCCTCCGTGCGCGGGGCGGTGAAGGCGAACCACGCCGACGGGCTCGGGAGGGTCGTGCCGCCGCACGTCGGGACCGGCTCGCCCGGCTGCGCGGTGGCCGCGGCCAACCGGGTCTCGGCGGTGGCGGGCACGGCCGAGATCGGCGTGGCGGCGGCGAAGTCGTCGTTGGCCGGCGGGAGCACCTCGCCGACGGCGAGCCGGACGGACCCGCTCCACCAGTCGTCGACGACGACCATGAAGTGGTAGGTGGCGCCGGCCGTGACCCGCAGCAGCTCCGGGCCGTCCCAACCCCTCTTGGTCAGACTGCTGTGAGACACCTCGTGTGAGCGGGGTTCCTGATCAAGAGCGGGATCGGAGATCCTTGTGCTCGTGTCCACCCCATCCGACAAGCCGCCTCGGCGTTCCTCCGGCGGGACACCGGCCGATCCGGCCGCGCGTCCGTCCCGGCGGACGTTCACCGCCGAGTACAAGCTCGCCCTGGTCGCCGAGTACGAGAACGCCCCGAACGGGGAGAAGGGCGCGATCCTGCGTCGCGAGGGCCTGTACTCCTCGCACGTCATCGAGTGGACCCGGGCCCGTGACGCGGGCCGGCTGGGAAGCGGACCGGCCGAGCCGGCGGAACCGAGGAGGAAGTCGACCGAGCAGATCGAGTTGGAGAGATTGCGCCGGCAGAACGCGAAACTGACCTCCGACCTGGCCAAGACCCGAATGGCACTGGACATCATGGGAAAAGCACACGCGCTCTTGGAAGAACTCTCCGGGAGCACGGACGAGGACAGGCCGCCGACGAGGTCTTGACGACTGCCTTCGGCGAGTTGCGTGCCGCTCTGGTCCCGGTGACCACGTCGTGCGCGTTGACCGGCAGGTCCCGGGCCACGCACTACCGCCGCCTCGGGGCGACGGGCCCGGTGCACGGCCCCCGACCGCGCCGTCGTCCGCCGCCGCACGCCCTGGACGCCGCCGAACGCGCCGGGGTGCTGGAGGTGTTGACCAGCCCGGCCTACCGGGACCTGGCGATTCCGCAGGTGTGGGTGCGGGAGCTGGACGAGGGCCGCTACCGGTGCTCGGTGTCGACGATGTACCGGATCGCCCGCGCCGCCGGGCAGGTCCGCGAACGCCGCCGCGTCGCCACCCATCCACCCCGCGCCCGGCCCGAACTGCTCGCCCACGGCCCGAGCCAGGTGTGGTCCTGGGACATCACCGCGCTGAAAGGGCCGGTGAAGGGCGTCTGGTACCGCTGCTACGTCGTGCTGGACATCTTCTCCCGGTACGTCACCGGGTGGCTGGTCGCCGCCGCGGAGGACGCGGTCGTGGCCAGGGACTTCCTCGCCGACGCCGTCGCCCGCAACGGCACCGCGCCGCACACGGTCCACGCCGACCGCGGTGGCGCGATGGTCTCCAAGCCCGTCTCCGGGCTCCTGGTCGACCTCGGCGTGCTCCGCTCCCACTCCCGCCCCCGCGTCTCCAACGACAACCCCTACTCCGAGGCCCAGTTCAAGACGATGAAGTACATGCCCGACTTTCCCGACCGGTTCGGCTCACTGGAGGACGCCCGCGCGTTCTGCGAGGAGTTCTTCCTCGCCTACAACCACGAACACCGACACTCAGGCATCGGCATGCACACCCCCGCGTCCGTCCACTTCGGAACCGCCGATCAGATCCGCGACCAAAGACAGGCCACCCTCGACCGCGCCCACACCCGATATCCGCAACGCTTCGCACACCGACCCCGGCCACCCCGACTGCCCGAGGCAGCCTGGATCAACCAACCCGTCGGGCAACCGCAGCCGACCCCGTAAACACAACCTGTCTCATCTGAATTGACAACTAC
It contains:
- a CDS encoding PKD domain-containing protein is translated as MSHSSLTKRGWDGPELLRVTAGATYHFMVVVDDWWSGSVRLAVGEVLPPANDDFAAATPISAVPATAETRLAAATAQPGEPVPTCGGTTLPSPSAWFAFTAPRTEAITLDQPGDDYETTVAVYTGDSLGAVTEVFCERYYRRVLVVTAGQTYRVQVTNRAPRTTPTVIALALAPPLTVYFGQNRSDPSTLDVVDFVDQSYDETGQAITRTEWDFGDGTTATGRQVEHRFAADGDYAVRMDVTSADGRTGTMSRTLVVRTHDVGIASFTAPTRGRPGQTRSVEVTVGNQRLPENATVILYRGTPGGFTEIARATQYVPARPTRTVAFPFNYTFTPEDAVVGRVTFRAVVTLGQGVRDARPIDNEAVAPAATVLPALSGRSVSESVR
- a CDS encoding transposase, translating into MSTPSDKPPRRSSGGTPADPAARPSRRTFTAEYKLALVAEYENAPNGEKGAILRREGLYSSHVIEWTRARDAGRLGSGPAEPAEPRRKSTEQIELERLRRQNAKLTSDLAKTRMALDIMGKAHALLEELSGSTDEDRPPTRS
- a CDS encoding DDE-type integrase/transposase/recombinase, with the translated sequence MTTAFGELRAALVPVTTSCALTGRSRATHYRRLGATGPVHGPRPRRRPPPHALDAAERAGVLEVLTSPAYRDLAIPQVWVRELDEGRYRCSVSTMYRIARAAGQVRERRRVATHPPRARPELLAHGPSQVWSWDITALKGPVKGVWYRCYVVLDIFSRYVTGWLVAAAEDAVVARDFLADAVARNGTAPHTVHADRGGAMVSKPVSGLLVDLGVLRSHSRPRVSNDNPYSEAQFKTMKYMPDFPDRFGSLEDARAFCEEFFLAYNHEHRHSGIGMHTPASVHFGTADQIRDQRQATLDRAHTRYPQRFAHRPRPPRLPEAAWINQPVGQPQPTP